The following coding sequences lie in one Synechococcus sp. PCC 7336 genomic window:
- the pheT gene encoding phenylalanine--tRNA ligase subunit beta, translated as MQISLKWLRQLVDFDWEPEAIGEALTLAGFEVEGIDDRRALADGVVAGKILATDKHPNADRLQVCQVDVGGDAPLNIVCGAPNARVGLYVPVATVSTYLPAIDLKLKQTKLRGVKSEGMICSLKELGLEEDSAGIHEFDGEPALGSDVRPLLGLDDAILDLFSTANRADALSMVGIAREVAALTRNPVRLPTSAPPKPARSPSIQLAVADSHHCPAYSASLIRGVAIGPSPEWLARKIEAGGQRSINNVVDITNYVLLEWGQPLHAFDWDRLQAVMGAADRPPTVGVRLAKAGERLQTLDGSDRPLAADNLVITAGDKPVALAGVMGGERMEVNDDSVNILLEAALFDPAAIRRSARSQSLRTEASARYERGVDASAWLTARDRAVALILEIAGGELVEQVECDARPTEERSIRLRLQRLIDVMGDEIAATDVEDILTALGFELALETATEGLRPSWKVAVPAYRQRDIEREIDLIEEFARLYGYDRFSATLPAEPIIGTLAEWDMLVRCVREAFRSEGLTELMQISLCPRTTGLPVAIANPIAEEFSALRQELLPGLIDALVYNLDRGNGPLNGFELGKVFWREGENYAETTHIGGIVGGNPTRFDWQGNSRALDWFGAKGLLLNVLDRLGLTATFQPEAEIPILHPGRTASLWLEQARLGSFGQLHPRVRSQRGLPDEVYAFELDLEVLLAGLRELGVATYRNFSTYPASDRDIAFFSSTGVSVGELEGAIVEAAGTLLESVQLFDEYRGKGVPDGQRSLAFRLLYRAGDRTLTEAEVESAHQQVRERLERDFAVSLRS; from the coding sequence ATGCAGATTTCTTTAAAGTGGCTGAGGCAACTGGTGGACTTCGATTGGGAGCCAGAGGCCATTGGCGAAGCCCTAACGCTGGCGGGCTTTGAAGTGGAAGGCATCGACGATCGCCGCGCCCTTGCCGATGGGGTGGTGGCGGGCAAAATCCTCGCTACTGACAAGCACCCCAACGCCGATCGCCTGCAGGTCTGTCAGGTGGATGTGGGGGGAGACGCGCCCCTCAATATTGTCTGTGGGGCACCGAATGCGCGGGTAGGTTTGTACGTGCCTGTCGCCACCGTTAGCACCTATCTGCCCGCAATCGACCTCAAATTGAAGCAAACCAAGCTGCGGGGCGTCAAATCCGAGGGCATGATTTGCTCTTTGAAGGAATTGGGCCTAGAAGAAGACTCTGCGGGCATTCACGAGTTTGACGGGGAGCCCGCACTGGGCAGCGACGTGCGACCGCTATTGGGGCTAGATGACGCCATTCTCGATCTATTCTCCACCGCTAACCGCGCCGACGCCCTCAGCATGGTGGGCATTGCCCGCGAAGTGGCAGCCCTAACTCGCAATCCGGTGCGCCTGCCTACCTCAGCTCCCCCCAAACCCGCCCGATCGCCATCGATTCAGTTGGCAGTCGCTGACAGCCACCACTGTCCCGCCTACAGTGCCAGCCTGATTCGCGGTGTCGCCATTGGTCCTTCTCCCGAATGGCTCGCCCGCAAGATTGAAGCGGGCGGACAGCGATCGATTAACAACGTGGTGGATATCACCAACTATGTTTTGTTGGAATGGGGCCAGCCCCTGCACGCCTTTGATTGGGATCGGTTGCAGGCGGTCATGGGTGCGGCGGATCGTCCCCCCACAGTGGGAGTGCGGCTGGCAAAAGCGGGGGAAAGGCTGCAAACGTTGGATGGTAGCGATCGCCCTCTGGCCGCCGACAACCTTGTCATTACGGCGGGGGATAAACCCGTTGCACTGGCGGGTGTCATGGGGGGCGAACGGATGGAGGTGAATGATGACAGCGTCAATATTTTGCTGGAGGCGGCACTGTTCGATCCCGCTGCGATTCGGCGATCGGCCAGGTCTCAGTCTCTGCGTACCGAGGCTTCGGCCCGCTACGAGCGGGGGGTGGATGCGTCGGCTTGGCTGACGGCACGCGATCGCGCGGTCGCTCTCATCTTAGAAATTGCCGGGGGCGAATTGGTGGAACAAGTGGAATGCGACGCCCGTCCCACTGAAGAGCGCTCCATTAGACTGCGGCTGCAACGTTTAATCGACGTCATGGGGGACGAGATCGCGGCTACCGATGTTGAAGACATTCTGACGGCTTTAGGTTTCGAGCTCGCCTTGGAGACTGCGACTGAAGGTCTGCGACCGAGCTGGAAAGTGGCGGTACCGGCCTACCGACAGCGGGATATCGAGCGGGAAATCGATTTAATTGAAGAATTCGCTCGCCTTTACGGTTACGATCGCTTCTCCGCGACGCTGCCAGCCGAACCCATTATCGGCACCCTGGCAGAATGGGATATGCTGGTGCGTTGCGTGCGGGAAGCCTTTCGCAGTGAGGGCTTGACCGAGTTAATGCAAATTTCTCTCTGCCCTCGCACTACCGGCTTGCCGGTGGCGATCGCCAACCCGATCGCTGAAGAGTTTTCTGCTTTGCGCCAGGAACTGCTGCCGGGATTGATCGACGCATTGGTTTATAACCTCGATCGCGGTAACGGCCCCCTGAATGGCTTCGAACTGGGCAAAGTGTTCTGGCGGGAGGGTGAGAATTATGCAGAAACCACCCATATTGGGGGCATTGTCGGGGGCAATCCCACCCGATTTGACTGGCAGGGGAACAGCCGAGCGCTCGATTGGTTTGGGGCGAAAGGGCTGTTGCTAAACGTGCTCGATCGGCTAGGTCTCACGGCAACGTTTCAGCCGGAAGCGGAGATCCCAATCCTGCATCCGGGGCGAACGGCTTCACTGTGGTTGGAACAAGCTCGCTTGGGCAGCTTCGGCCAACTGCACCCTCGCGTCCGCAGTCAGCGGGGGTTGCCGGATGAGGTGTATGCCTTCGAGCTAGACCTGGAGGTGCTGCTAGCAGGGCTGCGCGAGTTGGGTGTCGCCACCTACCGCAACTTCTCCACCTACCCAGCCTCCGATCGCGATATTGCCTTTTTCAGCTCCACTGGGGTCAGTGTGGGGGAGTTGGAGGGAGCAATTGTCGAGGCTGCTGGGACGCTACTGGAATCGGTGCAGTTGTTTGATGAATATCGGGGCAAGGGGGTACCCGACGGACAGCGCAGTTTGGCCTTTCGATTGCTGTATCGGGCGGGCGATCGCACGCTGACTGAGGCAGAGGTGGAATCGGCTCACCAGCAAGTGCGGGAGCGCTTGGAGCGAGATTTTGCGGTCAGTCTGCGCAGCTAG
- a CDS encoding DUF3769 domain-containing protein has translation MIFLLLLAIASSATAAELSVPADDVLVSASDLQVAQGQASDLMDRPSASRELSVPDSPDAATSDTPTADIQDSLNEGGLGDRDTSGEGSELDFGPSSPVPFEAGTELDVAEDSIPANGLEVISDRQNFDTETQVFTATGNVRVTFGQTVLRANIVRMDLVEQVTTAEGDVIIDIDERQQVRGTYLEYHLDTKTGTLYDAEGDLDLVNLPTSVQRAVLPDDVAATSVFEPPSAQRLKFIRFEAEELLLTPDDWRALNARITNDREGPPLGPELEIRSRLATLEELPDGTSLLRVRSNQIWFDRLFGLPYFNREIILGADEARRRPPFNVSFNEDDGGLILQQDFELLNQRNVSFSLGPRVRVQQFGNEDGVLAAFGLNLDFNAVTSSGVTDLFLALNSLAIGSDGFEDDLRGFVRHTMPVGRNSRYGSAVYRYFYRPRFTPTFDDDSDSPEIAHQVGAAYNSPSVSLGNTGLRLNGRVAVDWFDAEERVGNEFLQLVRARADSSLSRRFPLWQPSIANPDAQPRFSFAPIQQGVWLLTGLRGHYSQYSNGDEQGQFASSVGLQGVLGEFDRNFFDFTAFNVVYSNAIFQVDNTPFDFDDITAREILRVGVRQQIFGPFRVGGESSFDLRDPDRGALQALLSLSYDRRTYGVTLSYSPTRQTGSFVIRIDDFNWIEFAADEFTEGRTQ, from the coding sequence GTGATTTTTCTGCTTCTTCTCGCGATCGCGTCTTCAGCCACTGCGGCTGAGCTGTCGGTACCTGCCGACGATGTGTTGGTTAGCGCTAGCGACCTGCAAGTGGCCCAGGGACAAGCCTCCGACCTAATGGATCGACCTTCCGCCAGCCGCGAACTGTCAGTTCCCGACAGCCCAGATGCCGCCACCTCAGACACCCCCACTGCAGACATACAGGATAGTTTGAATGAAGGGGGTTTAGGCGATCGAGATACGTCGGGAGAAGGGAGCGAGCTCGACTTCGGACCGAGCTCCCCCGTCCCATTTGAAGCCGGGACAGAGCTGGACGTTGCCGAAGACTCTATCCCAGCTAACGGTCTGGAGGTCATTTCCGATCGGCAAAATTTCGACACCGAAACGCAGGTATTTACTGCTACTGGCAACGTCAGAGTGACTTTCGGACAAACGGTGTTGCGGGCCAACATTGTCAGGATGGACTTGGTGGAACAAGTGACCACCGCCGAAGGCGACGTCATCATCGACATTGACGAGCGGCAGCAGGTGCGAGGCACCTATCTGGAATATCATCTCGATACGAAAACAGGCACTCTATACGACGCAGAAGGAGACCTCGATCTCGTCAACTTGCCCACCAGCGTTCAGCGGGCCGTCCTGCCCGACGATGTCGCGGCAACCAGCGTCTTCGAGCCTCCTTCCGCCCAGCGGCTGAAATTTATCCGTTTTGAGGCAGAGGAACTCCTCCTCACCCCAGATGATTGGCGGGCTCTCAATGCTCGCATCACCAACGATCGCGAGGGACCGCCGCTCGGACCGGAGCTGGAGATTCGCTCGCGTCTGGCCACGTTGGAAGAATTACCCGACGGGACTAGCTTGCTCCGGGTCCGCAGCAACCAGATCTGGTTCGATCGCCTGTTTGGACTTCCCTACTTCAATCGCGAAATTATTTTGGGGGCTGACGAAGCCCGCCGCAGACCTCCTTTCAACGTCTCGTTCAATGAAGATGATGGCGGTCTCATCTTGCAACAAGACTTCGAGTTGCTCAATCAGCGCAATGTTAGTTTTTCCCTCGGCCCCAGAGTGCGCGTCCAGCAGTTCGGCAATGAGGATGGAGTGCTGGCAGCCTTTGGCCTCAACCTAGATTTCAATGCTGTCACATCTTCTGGGGTGACTGACTTATTTTTGGCCCTCAATTCCTTGGCCATTGGCAGCGACGGGTTTGAAGACGATCTGCGCGGGTTCGTCCGCCATACCATGCCTGTTGGCCGCAATAGCCGCTATGGGAGCGCAGTCTATCGATATTTCTACCGACCGCGATTTACCCCCACCTTTGACGATGACTCCGATTCTCCTGAAATTGCCCATCAAGTGGGAGCTGCGTACAACAGTCCTTCTGTCAGCCTAGGCAACACCGGACTGCGATTGAATGGCCGAGTGGCAGTGGACTGGTTCGATGCTGAGGAACGAGTTGGCAATGAATTTTTACAGCTCGTTCGCGCTCGTGCCGACTCATCCCTGTCCCGCAGATTTCCCCTTTGGCAGCCGTCTATCGCCAATCCCGATGCCCAGCCGAGGTTTAGCTTTGCCCCCATTCAGCAGGGGGTATGGCTTTTAACCGGTTTGAGAGGCCACTACTCGCAATATTCCAACGGCGACGAACAGGGTCAGTTTGCGAGCAGCGTCGGCCTTCAAGGAGTGCTGGGAGAGTTCGATCGCAACTTTTTCGACTTTACTGCTTTCAATGTGGTCTATAGCAACGCTATCTTTCAAGTCGATAACACCCCCTTCGACTTTGATGACATTACTGCGCGCGAGATTCTGCGCGTTGGGGTCAGACAGCAAATTTTCGGGCCTTTCCGGGTAGGAGGTGAATCTAGCTTCGATCTGAGAGACCCCGATCGTGGCGCTCTCCAGGCCCTTCTGAGTCTGTCGTACGATCGCCGCACTTATGGAGTTACATTAAGCTACAGTCCGACCCGACAGACGGGCAGTTTTGTCATCCGCATCGACGACTTCAACTGGATTGAGTTCGCGGCAGACGAATTTACAGAAGGAAGGACGCAGTAA
- the miaA gene encoding tRNA (adenosine(37)-N6)-dimethylallyltransferase MiaA, with translation MSGLIVICGPTATGKSARALQLAQRLRVPLLSADSRQIYRQFDIGTAKPTPAERARWPHHAIDLAEPTETFTVVQYQQQAQHLIQTAHAAGQTPIVVGGTGLYVQAVTEGLAIPAVAPNSQLRSQLSQLPQPLLHQYLQQVDSVGASKIHPHDCVRTLRSLEVFYSTGRPPSTLQRRQPPAYSSLILGLCCRDTAVLEQRIARRTDRMLAVGWLEEVQHLQQQYGRDLPLLQTLGYRELGQYLAGHWSLERARLEIVKHTRQFAKRQMTWFRRTPNLIWLDCDAPDIDAQVYTLVRQYLARLEVPITSAETPK, from the coding sequence ATGTCGGGACTGATTGTGATTTGCGGGCCGACAGCAACGGGTAAATCCGCTCGCGCCCTCCAGCTTGCCCAGCGGCTGCGGGTGCCATTGTTGAGTGCCGACTCGCGTCAAATCTACCGGCAGTTCGACATCGGCACGGCTAAGCCCACCCCTGCCGAGCGCGCCCGCTGGCCCCACCATGCAATCGATCTTGCCGAGCCGACTGAGACCTTTACGGTCGTTCAATATCAACAGCAAGCCCAGCATCTCATTCAGACTGCCCACGCTGCCGGCCAGACCCCAATTGTGGTAGGGGGAACGGGACTGTACGTGCAAGCCGTGACTGAGGGCTTGGCCATCCCGGCAGTGGCCCCCAATTCCCAGTTGCGATCGCAACTCAGTCAATTGCCACAACCCTTGCTCCACCAGTACTTGCAGCAGGTGGATAGCGTGGGGGCGAGTAAGATTCATCCCCATGACTGCGTGCGCACCTTGCGATCGCTAGAGGTGTTCTACAGCACCGGTCGTCCCCCCTCAACTCTGCAACGACGGCAGCCACCCGCTTACAGCAGCCTCATTCTGGGCTTGTGCTGTCGAGACACTGCGGTGTTGGAGCAACGCATTGCCAGACGGACCGATCGCATGTTGGCTGTTGGCTGGCTAGAGGAGGTCCAACATCTCCAACAGCAGTACGGCAGGGATTTGCCCCTGCTGCAAACATTGGGCTATAGAGAGTTGGGGCAATATTTGGCCGGACATTGGTCTTTGGAACGAGCCAGACTGGAGATCGTCAAACACACCCGCCAATTTGCCAAGCGGCAGATGACCTGGTTTCGCCGCACCCCCAATCTCATCTGGCTCGATTGCGATGCGCCTGACATCGACGCTCAAGTGTATACCTTAGTTCGGCAATATCTCGCTCGACTGGAGGTACCTATTACCTCGGCAGAGACACCCAAGTGA
- a CDS encoding helix-turn-helix transcriptional regulator — MASPGDAPPLTWIAQLEAWKQQAGRDTWKALAQASNLSRHRIQQLRAGAIARWPLEDLLSLCLALQISLSELAAAAGIPFDGDRSEPDRGSREVAIVERSQIALEEDWQREALHQLEPLLRQWPTALYAARHHNLPASQLLGLLAPLDRLLRQWEIFPLGQVGQVTAFDPSWQQPLSDEPCESGTPVSIRYIGYRWRDKLWLRAQVKRASIVN, encoded by the coding sequence ATGGCCTCACCCGGAGATGCCCCCCCTCTAACTTGGATAGCTCAACTGGAGGCTTGGAAACAACAGGCTGGTAGGGATACCTGGAAGGCATTGGCCCAAGCCAGCAACCTGTCTCGCCACCGCATTCAACAACTGCGGGCGGGGGCGATCGCCAGATGGCCGCTAGAGGATTTGCTGTCCCTCTGTCTGGCACTGCAGATTTCGCTATCCGAGCTCGCCGCAGCTGCTGGCATCCCTTTCGACGGCGATCGCTCCGAGCCAGACAGGGGCAGCCGCGAAGTGGCGATTGTCGAGCGATCGCAGATAGCCCTGGAGGAAGACTGGCAACGGGAGGCCCTCCACCAACTCGAACCCCTGCTACGACAGTGGCCCACTGCCCTCTACGCAGCCCGACATCACAATCTCCCAGCCAGCCAATTACTGGGACTGCTCGCCCCTCTCGATCGCTTACTGCGCCAGTGGGAAATTTTTCCCCTCGGCCAAGTCGGCCAAGTGACTGCGTTCGATCCCAGTTGGCAGCAACCGCTTTCAGACGAGCCATGCGAAAGCGGTACCCCAGTCAGCATTCGCTACATCGGGTACCGCTGGCGAGACAAGCTCTGGCTTAGGGCTCAAGTCAAACGAGCCTCGATAGTCAATTAG
- a CDS encoding RNA-binding protein → MSVRLYIGNLSEDVDKQALEERLCEISKPVSLKIVTDRKTGQCRGFGFATVESDEVAQKYIAELNAQPFGDATLKVEVAQSRDKETAPAAAKSGGGGGKSGKSGGKRGNRGGSNFVDKTVAAQPDPRWADQLQRIKEQLQSAKV, encoded by the coding sequence ATGTCTGTGCGTCTCTATATTGGCAATTTATCTGAAGATGTTGACAAGCAAGCATTGGAAGAACGGCTGTGCGAAATCAGCAAGCCAGTCTCCCTCAAGATTGTGACCGATCGCAAGACGGGTCAATGTCGCGGCTTTGGGTTTGCCACGGTTGAATCTGACGAAGTGGCTCAAAAGTACATCGCCGAGCTGAATGCTCAACCCTTTGGCGATGCCACTCTCAAAGTAGAAGTAGCCCAGTCTCGCGATAAAGAGACTGCTCCTGCTGCAGCGAAGTCTGGTGGCGGTGGCGGCAAGTCTGGTAAGTCTGGCGGCAAGCGCGGCAACCGTGGCGGTTCCAACTTTGTCGATAAGACCGTTGCTGCCCAGCCCGATCCCCGCTGGGCCGATCAGCTGCAGCGCATTAAAGAGCAACTGCAATCGGCTAAGGTCTAA
- a CDS encoding dihydrolipoamide acetyltransferase family protein, whose product MSAIQEVTMPALSSTMETGKVVSWAKAEGDRVEKGETILVVESDKADMDVESFYSGTLAGIVVEAGASAAVGSAIAFIAESTDDIAEAKAKAEALRSAAPVAAPAAAAEAVAAKPASQGNGKSRPSSPTSATPASPSGRTIASPRAKRLARELNINLANVRGSGPNGRIVAADVEAVAKTAARPEAMTAPATAPETIPPVALGEVAPFTTLQQAVVRNMTASLSIPTFHVGYAIATDALNRLYARVKPKGVTVTALLAKAVAMTLEKHPLLNASYTEEGVHYKANINIAVAVAMEDGGLITPVLQNANHVDLYELSRQWKDLVDRARRKQLQPEEYSSGSFTISNLGMFGVSLFDAILPPGQGSILAIGGSQPTVVATSEGAIAVKPQMQVNITCDHRVIYGANAAAFLKDLAALLETQVETLAM is encoded by the coding sequence ATGTCCGCGATTCAAGAAGTCACAATGCCAGCCCTGAGTTCCACCATGGAAACAGGTAAAGTGGTCTCCTGGGCAAAAGCTGAGGGCGATCGAGTGGAAAAGGGCGAAACCATTTTGGTGGTGGAGTCAGATAAAGCCGATATGGATGTGGAATCTTTCTATAGCGGCACCCTGGCGGGCATTGTGGTAGAGGCCGGAGCTTCGGCTGCGGTCGGATCGGCGATCGCCTTTATCGCCGAATCGACGGATGATATTGCAGAAGCCAAAGCAAAGGCTGAAGCGCTTCGCAGTGCTGCTCCGGTGGCAGCCCCTGCAGCTGCGGCCGAGGCCGTTGCAGCCAAACCTGCCAGTCAAGGAAATGGGAAATCTCGCCCGTCCTCGCCGACTTCCGCAACCCCAGCCTCCCCCTCTGGCCGCACGATTGCATCGCCGCGAGCTAAGCGATTGGCGCGGGAGCTCAATATCAATCTCGCGAATGTGCGCGGCAGCGGTCCAAACGGACGCATTGTGGCTGCCGATGTGGAAGCAGTGGCTAAAACGGCAGCAAGACCTGAGGCGATGACTGCTCCTGCAACTGCCCCCGAAACTATTCCTCCAGTGGCTTTAGGCGAAGTTGCTCCATTCACAACTTTGCAGCAGGCTGTGGTTCGCAATATGACCGCCAGTCTGTCGATACCGACTTTCCATGTTGGCTACGCGATCGCCACCGATGCCCTCAACCGCTTGTACGCGCGGGTCAAGCCGAAGGGCGTGACCGTGACGGCGCTGCTTGCCAAAGCCGTGGCGATGACGTTGGAAAAACATCCCTTACTCAATGCCAGCTATACCGAAGAAGGGGTGCATTACAAAGCCAATATCAATATTGCTGTGGCCGTAGCGATGGAAGATGGTGGGTTGATTACTCCTGTCTTGCAAAATGCCAACCACGTGGATCTATACGAGCTGTCTCGCCAGTGGAAGGATCTGGTCGATCGCGCCCGTCGCAAGCAACTGCAACCGGAAGAGTACAGTTCCGGTAGCTTCACAATTTCGAACTTGGGCATGTTTGGGGTCAGCCTGTTTGATGCCATTCTGCCTCCCGGCCAAGGCTCGATTCTGGCCATTGGGGGCTCTCAGCCTACTGTGGTGGCAACATCGGAGGGGGCGATCGCCGTCAAGCCCCAAATGCAAGTCAACATCACCTGCGACCACCGCGTAATTTACGGTGCCAATGCCGCTGCGTTCCTCAAGGATCTGGCAGCACTGCTCGAAACTCAGGTGGAAACACTCGCCATGTAG
- the sipA gene encoding regulatory protein SipA, which yields MDIAIRVGDVVKIVELPPFLKTADPMPMLRPATLVRLGEEGRVLEMRPAGYYSVRFANGTFLVDGKYLAAADTASE from the coding sequence ATGGATATTGCAATTCGTGTCGGCGATGTTGTGAAAATTGTCGAATTACCTCCTTTTCTTAAAACTGCCGACCCAATGCCGATGCTGCGTCCAGCAACGCTCGTTCGGCTGGGGGAAGAGGGTCGAGTCTTAGAGATGCGACCAGCGGGATATTACAGCGTTCGATTTGCCAACGGAACATTCTTAGTGGATGGCAAATATTTAGCGGCAGCAGACACCGCTAGCGAGTGA
- a CDS encoding DUF2949 domain-containing protein — MEKDGAATSLERYLLEAGIVNGSELSLAKKLQQREEGPLLMILLHLNFIDIAQLERLWDFDSAAWAS; from the coding sequence ATGGAAAAGGATGGAGCAGCGACATCGTTAGAGCGGTATTTGCTGGAAGCGGGCATCGTGAACGGCAGCGAATTGTCTCTAGCGAAGAAATTACAGCAGCGGGAAGAAGGACCCCTGTTGATGATTTTGTTACACCTGAATTTTATCGACATCGCGCAGCTAGAGCGACTGTGGGATTTTGACTCGGCAGCTTGGGCCTCGTAG
- a CDS encoding MazG family protein produces MIQVRDCRTLLSNDPIPELGAFPILLTHCSLALWGQLFEQLRATYPAWHLVSPIDAKQHTSYDSIPLAEVGDRFPTLLASEPFCNLYLPPVAAGSLPALQQLIEVVAQLRSPAGCPWDRAQTPISLTPYILEEAYETVAAIRSGDIEHTIEELGDLLLQVVLQAQIFAEAEMFALADVAGGIAAKLIRRHPHVFGPEALSEIAVEEVRRRWEEIKTEEKQSETLADKVRSYADTFPPLLATSKIVKKTAGLEGVDGVLGSEQQLGDAIMAFEAAVKGDRELAQASLGEVLFLLVQLGHRHGLKATAALEGANAAAVRRVEAIEGVALGK; encoded by the coding sequence GTGATTCAGGTTCGAGATTGTCGCACTCTACTGTCGAATGACCCCATACCGGAGTTGGGGGCATTTCCGATTTTACTCACCCATTGCTCGCTCGCCCTCTGGGGACAACTCTTCGAGCAGTTGAGAGCCACCTATCCCGCTTGGCATCTCGTGAGCCCCATCGATGCCAAACAACACACTTCATACGATTCAATTCCGCTAGCAGAAGTCGGCGATCGCTTTCCAACTTTGCTCGCCTCCGAACCGTTTTGTAACCTTTACCTGCCCCCTGTGGCTGCTGGGTCGTTGCCTGCCCTGCAGCAATTAATTGAGGTGGTTGCACAACTGCGATCGCCCGCCGGTTGCCCCTGGGACCGCGCCCAAACGCCTATCTCGCTGACCCCCTACATTCTCGAAGAAGCCTATGAAACGGTGGCAGCAATTCGCAGTGGAGACATCGAGCACACGATTGAAGAGCTAGGAGATCTGCTGCTGCAGGTGGTGCTACAAGCTCAAATTTTTGCTGAAGCAGAGATGTTTGCGCTGGCAGATGTGGCAGGAGGGATTGCCGCTAAGTTGATTCGCCGCCATCCGCACGTATTCGGTCCAGAAGCGTTGTCGGAGATCGCGGTGGAGGAGGTGCGACGGCGGTGGGAAGAGATTAAGACCGAAGAAAAGCAGTCGGAAACGCTGGCGGACAAGGTACGCAGCTATGCAGATACATTTCCTCCTTTATTGGCGACTAGCAAGATTGTCAAAAAAACGGCTGGTCTGGAGGGGGTCGATGGCGTTCTGGGGTCCGAACAGCAGTTAGGTGATGCGATCATGGCGTTTGAGGCAGCAGTAAAAGGCGATCGCGAATTGGCCCAAGCATCCCTGGGAGAAGTGCTGTTCCTATTGGTGCAGTTGGGGCATCGGCACGGATTGAAGGCGACGGCGGCGTTAGAGGGAGCAAATGCTGCAGCGGTGCGGCGGGTAGAGGCGATCGAGGGTGTAGCGTTGGGCAAATGA
- a CDS encoding phasin family protein — translation MDNSSLLRQMLLMGIGTSSLVIEQISKAADDLAQSGSIDPAAAKQVVEKVMTQLKTEQGNLEAQLQRQIRNVMQDLGVPRQAEMDELRGRLDRLERQVRSLEDKLYR, via the coding sequence ATGGACAATAGCAGCTTATTACGACAAATGCTGCTGATGGGTATTGGCACCTCGTCGCTGGTCATAGAGCAAATTTCCAAAGCTGCCGACGATTTAGCCCAATCCGGCAGCATCGATCCTGCTGCTGCCAAGCAGGTTGTAGAAAAAGTCATGACTCAACTCAAAACCGAGCAGGGCAACCTCGAAGCCCAACTGCAGCGGCAAATTCGCAATGTCATGCAAGACTTGGGCGTCCCCCGCCAAGCCGAAATGGACGAACTGCGAGGACGCCTAGACCGACTAGAGCGCCAAGTTCGCTCCCTCGAGGACAAGTTATATCGTTAA
- a CDS encoding urease accessory protein UreE, which yields MTEAAEIAVTEVSKGGLQAGLVTEGVWLGWHERRKARQRVQGDRGTTLLLALPRGTVLQEGQVLYRDGKLQIVVRSQSEALVKIQPASIAESCRVAHHLGNWHRPVEILADGGLLAECDRPLVDWLEAGGIRFEAIEAPFQPNSVAHPH from the coding sequence ATGACTGAGGCTGCGGAGATCGCCGTCACTGAAGTCTCAAAGGGGGGGCTGCAGGCAGGATTAGTGACTGAGGGGGTTTGGTTGGGCTGGCACGAGCGCCGCAAGGCACGCCAGCGGGTGCAGGGCGATCGCGGCACGACACTGTTGCTAGCTCTGCCGCGCGGAACGGTGTTACAGGAGGGGCAAGTGTTGTATCGCGATGGGAAACTGCAGATTGTGGTGCGATCGCAGTCCGAGGCACTTGTGAAAATTCAGCCCGCCTCAATTGCCGAGAGTTGTCGGGTGGCCCACCACTTGGGCAATTGGCACCGGCCGGTGGAGATTTTAGCGGATGGGGGGTTGCTGGCAGAATGCGATCGACCGCTGGTGGATTGGTTGGAGGCGGGGGGCATTCGGTTTGAGGCAATTGAAGCGCCGTTTCAGCCCAATTCAGTGGCACACCCCCATTGA